The Pochonia chlamydosporia 170 chromosome 1, whole genome shotgun sequence genome window below encodes:
- a CDS encoding epidermal retinal dehydrogenase 2 (similar to Magnaporthe oryzae 70-15 XP_003716776.1), giving the protein MSSSRYRPPQRDSWFAPLSIDLLVKVLNVTFLHPFVCWIIPLCFRAQTVRWDAPRMIVSIVWATFITLCWVAGVVNQRIAYGLPREVDLSEEVIVITGGASGLGMLVAEVYGMRGASVAVLDVNDMENEEARGVTYYKCDVGDKEQVKKVAGEIEKDLGTPTVLINNAAVVIGKSLLNLTLDEIDTSLSTNLLGPFYCLKTFLPAIIRGGTGGTVVNISSVIGHLGAAQLTDYAAAKAGLTALHRSLTAELRETHPEIRTVLITPGQLSTPLFYGVQTPNTFFAPVVEPVDVAKEIIAAIDNGRGATVAMPLYARWVDWYNVLPAGMQVLARLVAGVDRGMKTFIGRQGLKDELKTR; this is encoded by the exons ATGTCTTCAAGTCGCTACCGCCCACCACAGCGCGACTCCTGGTTCGCACCTCTATCCATCGAtctcctcgtcaaggtccTCAACGTGACCTTCCTGCACCCCTTTGTATGCTGGATCATCCCGCTGTGCTTCCGGGCGCAGACCGTCCGGTGGGATGCCCCCCGCATGATTGTGTCCATAGTCTGGGCGACCTTCATCACGCTTTGCTGGGTGGCGGGCGTGGTCAACCAGCGCATTGCGTACGGGCTGCCCAGGGAGGTTGATCTCAGCGAGGAGGTTATTGTGATTACGGGCGGTGCCAGCGGCCTGGGCATGCTGGTCGCTGAGGTGTATGGCATGAGGGGTGCGAGCGTGGCCGTGCTGGATGTGAATGACATGGAGAATGAGGAGGCGCGGGGGGTGACGTATTACAAgtgtgatgttggtgataaGGAGCaggtgaagaaggtggcGGGCGAGATTGAAAAAGAT CTCGGAACACCCACCgtcctcatcaacaacgcTGCCGTCGTCATAGGCAAGTCCCTcctcaacttgacattggACGAAATCGACACCAGCCTGTCCACCAACCTCCTCGGCCCGTTCTACTGCCTCAAGACGTTCCTCCCGGCCATTATCCGCGGCGGCACCGGCGGCaccgtcgtcaacatctcctCTGTCATCGGACACCTTGGCGCCGCTCAACTGACAGACtacgccgccgccaaagccggTCTGACTGCTCTGCACCGCTCTCTAACAGCTGAGCTGCGCGAGACACACCCAGAGATTCGGACCGTTCTCATCACGCCTGGGCAGTTGAGCACGCCGCTGTTCTATGGGGTCCAAACGCCGAATACGTTCTTTGCGCCCGTCGTGGAGCCCGTTGATGTGGCAAAGGAGATTATTGCCGCTATTGATAATGGCAGAGGCGCGACGGTCGCAATGCCGCTTTATGCGCGGTGGGTGGATTGGTATAATGTGTTGCCGGCCGGGATGCAGGTGCTGGCGAGGTTGGTGGCCGGTGTGGATAGAGGGATGAAGACGTTTATTGGGAGACAGGGGCTAAAGGATGAGTTGAAGACGAGGTAG
- a CDS encoding HET domain-containing protein (similar to Metarhizium acridum CQMa 102 XP_007806397.1) has protein sequence MSDKAPPQRGAAHRILELEDQVKGLMETVTLLHQMYHLDALNIPKPDQYVKQGGYTMPELQQRFANPPVQAGQSTTTTAPTTAPAANTEPQEVNQPTTSTALTLADVQNLPQYTYSPLDEASSEIRLLALDTSGSGDDAISCRLITASLDDAPEYHGAGKFNKSPIECFTPLSYCWGSASFTEHIIVDGHSFLVTPSLHTALRHFRNVIEPPEDPFNKRDRKNETYWWVDAICVNQKDVAERNSQVGLMTRLYRVARMVHVWLGEERDNSSQAMNLIKDLAYLPSNPDDMESWNYIPKKAGQTHRPDGPGRRMKKLPVHDTTVLSDEEKLENYTALVSFYQRPWFSRIWIRQEIALPEDVAFHCGVETCNWKDLMRTADILTYLADEYHLPTLQIDGLRDQDSYGSCFQKALGLYELREEMGRRGGQTYGELHSLALKWRDCQATDPRDKVFAMLPLINPDETDIQADYHKDKLKVYKETTLSLLRSKTDFLSGCQNPSRSNGLPSWVPDLEVASKPLLTETDFGYNKSPDQWGDEPDDVANFVYISDQERLDIEGVIFDEVQDISKDDYISPESSNENIRTISEQWREFYETRRDALFESWEAQGNWDGRDECISMFDIPFNESNWKWQVLRNTDVDRYRLGGDRDGVRFKRWDDDTIDHDPVLKKVKRLLPSDDSPFSSILGQEDEYFAYFRPLAIGRRMFFSSRGAIGLIPAEARVGDAICFFDGCGCPFVIRKAENDTWVIVGQAYYFGRIVLYQSLKKLQKTAIRRVNGDHSRYRLRRILARIMVVEYMRQYYYVVCKTQLKSL, from the exons ATGTCGGACAAGGCACCCCCGCAACGTGGAGCTGCTCATCGCatccttgaacttgaagacCAAGTTAAAGGGCTGATGGAGACGGTCACCCTCCTTCATCAGATGTACCATCTTGACGCCCTGAACATCCCGAAGCCAGACCAATATGTCAAACAAGGCGGATATACAATGCCTGAGCTGCAGCAACGATTTGCCAATCCACCAGTCCAGGCGGGTCAGTCCACGACGACCACAGCACCAACTACAGCTCCGGCGGCGAATACTGAACCGCAAGAGGTCAATCAGCCGACAACATCTACTGCTCTTACGTTGGCAGATGTTCAAAATTTGCCACAATATACCTACTCGCCGTTAGATGAGGCATCTTCTGAGATCCGACTCCTAGCCTTGGACACATCCGGCTCCGGAGATGATGCTATCTCATGCAGACTCATAACAGCGAGCTTGGACGATGCCCCCGAATATCATGGAGCTGGGAAGTTCAACAAAAGCCCAATTGAGTGCTTTACGCCCTTATCATATTGCTGGGGATCGGCATCTTTCACGGAGCACATTATTGTAGACGGACATTCGTTCCTTGTCACGCCATCTTTACACACGGCCCTGCGGCACTTTCGCAATGTCATTGAACCACCTGAAGATCCCTTCAATAAACGAGACAGAAAGAACGAGACTTACTGGTGGGTTGATGCCATATGCGTCAACCAAAAGGATGTTGCTGAGAGAAACAGCCAAGTTGGTCTCATGACGCGGCTGTACAGGGTGGCCCGAATGGTGCATGTTTGGCTGGGAGAAGAGAGGGATAATAGCTCGCAGGCTATGAACCTCATCAAGGACTTGGCATATCTTCCCTCAAACCCGGACGACATGGAATCTTGGAACTACATACCGAAGAAGGCTGGACAGACTCATCGACCAGACGGGCCGGGTCGGCGAATGAAGAAGCTTCCGGTGCACGACACCACTGTGTTGTCGGACGAGGAGAAACTGGAGAATTATACTGCGCTTGTTAGCTTCTACCAGCGCCCTTGGTTCTCTCGAATTTGGATCAGGCAGGAAATAGCGCTTCCGGAGGACGTGGCTTTCcattgtggtgttgagacgTGCAACTGGAAAGATCTTATGCGCACGGCAGACATTCTGACGTACCTGGCTGATGAGTATCATTTGCCGACTTTGCAAATCGACGGGTTGCGAGACCAAGACTCGTACGGTTCCTGCTTTCAAAAAGCGTTGGGATTGTATGAGCTCCGCGAAGAGATGGGCCGCCGGGGAGGGCAAACGTACGGCGAGCTTCATTCTCTGGCACTGAAATGGAGAGATTGCCAGGCCACCGATCCAAGAGACAAGGTGTTTGCCATGTTGCCACTGATAAACCCTGATGAAACTGATATTCAAGCGGATTACCACAAAGATAAGCTCAAGGTGTATAAAGAAACGACACTGAGTCTCTTGAGAAGCAAGACGGACTTTTTGTCAGGCTGTCAGAATCCTTCCCGGTCAAATGGTTTGCCATCATGGGTCCCGGACTTGGAAGTAGCTTCCAAGCCTCTGTTGACAGAAACAGATTTTGGTTACAACAAGAGCCCTGACCAATGGGGAGATGAACCAGATGACGTGGCCAATTTTGTTTACATTTCTGATCAagagagacttgacattgaaggtgTCATCTTTGACGAGGTTCAAGACATTAGCAAAGATGATTACATCTCCCCAGAATCGTCTAATGAGAATATACGCACAATATCAGAGCAGTGGCGGGAGTTCTACGAGACTCGCAGAGACGCCTTATTTGAAAGCTGGGAAGCCCAGGGCAACTGGGATGGAAGGGACGAATGCATATCCATGTTTGATATTCCTTTCAACGAAAGTAACTGGAAGTGGCAAGTCCTGCGTAACACGGACGTGGACAGATACCGACTAGGTGGTGACCGCGATGGGGTTCGCTTCAAGCGATGGGATGACGACACTATAGATCATGACCCCGTACTGAAGAAAGTCAAGCGGCTTCTGCCATCAGATGACAGTCCGTTCTCTTCTATTCTTGGCCAAGAGGACGAATACTTTGCATATTTTCGTCCGTTAGCCATTGGACGAAGAATGTTTTTCTCATCCAGAGGAGCTATTGGCCTAATCCCAGCTGAGGCCCGGGTAGGAGATGCGATCTGCTTCTTTGACGGATGTGGTTGCCCGTTTGTTATCCGAAAGGCTGAAAACGACACATGGGTGATTGTTGGACAAGCCT ACTACTTTGGCAGAATCGTGTTGTATCAGTCtctgaagaagctgcaaaaAACGGCAATCCGTCGTGTAAACGGCGATCACTCGAGGTACCGGCTGCGTCGTATACTGGCTCGTATTATGGTTGTAGAATATATGAGACAATATTACTACGTGGTGTGTAAGACTCAGTTGAAATCACTCTGA
- a CDS encoding 1,3-beta-glucanosyltransferase gel3 (similar to Neurospora crassa OR74A XP_963324.2): MKLTTVCTALFGLVASVAALDAVEAYGNKFFNKNGTQFFVKGVAYQLVPDDPLVDTEQCKRDFSLMKELGVNTIRVYHVDAKAKHDGCMKALDDAGIYLLVDMDTFDTYIEAKGLYWNSTQYERYSEVMDAFHSYDNVLGFFVGNENIAKKDDSPAAPFLKAAARDMKVYRDRKGYRTIPIGYSAADIVQLRPMLQDYLTCGGNSSEIVDFFALNSYSWCDPSTFETSSYDKLQEYAKNFPVPIFFSETGCNVPGPRLWDDQDAIFSKPMINDWSGAIVYEWIQEQNNYGLISYGPKVDASQQGQDVVDGFTRKGKPTPISPDFNNLKTKWASIHPTGVMKKDYDPKKVSTRACPTSTAGGWWQVNGNVQLPTVGETLTGTFTSQASATADPSDKPKPTDNSKGGSGSSNGNGSGKKDEDNAATHDRQVAAAGVSIAAVVLLFALVL, translated from the exons ATGAAGCTCACTACCGTCTGCACGGCATTGTTCGGCTTGGTTGCTTCTGTTGCTGCTCTTGATGCCGTGGAGGCCTACGGAAACAAGTTTTTTAACAAGAATGGAACACAATTCTTTGTAAAAG GCGTTGCCTATCAACTTGTCCCCGATGATCCCCTCGTTGACACTGAACAATGTAAACGGGACTTTTCTCTCATGAAAGAATTGGGTGTCAATACAATCCGAGTCTATCACGTTGATGCCAAAGCTAAGCACGATGGGTGCATGAAGGCTTTGGATGATGCAGGAATTTATCTCCTTGTTGATATGGATACCTTTGACACGTACATTGAGGCT AAAGGACTTTACTGGAACTCGACTCAGTATGAAAGGTACTCTGAAGTCATGGACGCCTTCCACAGTTACGACAACGTGTTGGGATTCTTTGTTGGCAACGAAAACATTGCCAAAAAGGACGATTCCCCAGCCGCTCCTTTTCTCAAGGCCGCTGCTCGCGACATGAAGGTCTACCGGGACAGAAAAGGCTACCGTACTATCCCAATTGGGTACTCCGCCGCGGATATCGTGCAGCTTCGCCCTATGCTACAGGACTACCTCACGTGCGGTGGTAATTCGTCCGAGATTGTCGACTTCTTCGCCCTCAACTCCTACTCCTGGTGCGACCCTAGCACATTCGAAACATCCAGCTACGACAAGCTACAAGAGTATGCCAAAAATTTCCCCGTGCCAATCTTTTTTAGTGAAACAGGTTGCAACGTTCCCGGTCCCCGGTTATGGGATGACCAAGACGCCATCTTTAGCAAGCCAATGATTAACGACTGGAGCGGTGCTATTGTCTACGAGTGGATTCAGGAACAGAACAACTACGGCTTGATTTCCTATGGACCTAAGGTCGACGCTTCCCAACAGGGCCAAGACGTTGTTGACGGCTTCACTCGCAAAGGCAAACCGACCCCAATTAGTCCCGACTTTAACAACCTCAAGACTAAATGGGCGAGTATCCATCCCACCggtgtgatgaagaaggactATGATCCCAAAAAGGTGTCGACCCGGGCTTGTCCGACGTCAACTGCAGGTGGATGGTGGCAAGTGAATGGAAATGTACAGTTGCCAACGGTTGGTGAGACCTTGACGGGCACCTTTACCAGTCAAGCCAGTGCCACTGCCGACCCATCAGATAAGCCTAAACCTACCGACAACAGCAAGGGTGGCAGCGGTagcagcaatggcaatggtAGCGGCAAGAAGGACGAGGACAATGCGGCTACCCACGACAGGCAAGTTGCCGCCGCCGGAGTCAGCATTGCGGCTGTTGTGTTGCTCTTCGCTCTGGTGCTGTAA